The following DNA comes from Kitasatospora sp. NBC_01287.
GACAAGGGACGTTCTTCCTCTCACGCGCGGGGTGGGTGGTGCAGGAGGGACGTGCTGGTCGGCCCGGCGGCCTGCCGGCGACGGGCCGGGTCAGCTGTCGCGGTGCTGCGGGCAGCGGCAGGCGGGCCAGGTGGCCGAGGGGTGGTAGGCGTAGGCGTCGGGTTCCGATTCGACGCTGATGACGCCGGAGTCGTCGTATCGGGTCCCGTCGGCCGCGAGCTTGAACGTGCGGATGTACAGGCCCTGTCGACGGTCTTTGGGGAGCTTGAAGTCCGGGGAGTTGCCGATGCTCACGCCGCCAACTCCCGGTGGTGCTTGCGGCGGCGACGGCCGGCAGCGAGCTGGCGCAGGACCAGGGCACGTCGGCGAGCGCGTTCCCGGTTCGGGACGAAGATGACGGTCCGGTCGCCGGCCCGGATGTGGAGTTCGGTGCTGTTCACGCGGCGCTCCCGAAGCGGATGCTCCTGGTCACGTCGCAGGGCCAGGGGCTCTCGCACCGGACGCACAGCCCGTCCTTGCTACGGTGCTCGTCCAGCAACATGCGGTTGCTGGTCGCGGCGGCGCCCTCCCGCGTCGGACTCGGGGATCGGCGCGGGATCGGACGGTTGGGGTCCACGAGCGTGGAGGCGCCATTGAGGCTCCACGGGTGCGGTGTGCGGTCGGCAGTCGTCATCAGCCTCTCCGGGGTCGCGAGTTGGCGGGGCGGCATTCGTGCCGATGCATGGCTGGAGCCGCCGCAGGCCGCAGCTCCGCAGGGGTCCAGGACCCGAATCGGCTCCACCCTGCGGAGCGGCATGCAGTTAGTGAACCGCCTAATCGCTACTGGGAGTACGGTGTTGGGCACGCTATGCGGTTTAAGCGGTTTAACGGCCCGTCAGGAGGTGCGCTTTGGCGCCGACGAGGGAACCGAACGAGCGGCTGCGGAAGGTCATCGACGAGACGAAACTCTCCGGCGATGCGATCGCGCGCCTGGTCAGGCGGGTGGCGGCCGAGCATGACGAGCTCTTGGAGACCAACAAGTCGAGCATCACGCACTGGAAGAACGGCGGTCAGCCGGCCGGGAACGTCGGTGCCTTCCTGGCCGAGGCGTTGGGCCGCGCGCTCGGCGGACGGGTCGTGACGCTGGAGGAGATCGGCCTGATCACGCCCGCGCCCCAAAAACCCGACTGGGACGCCGATACGCTGAGCGCGCTGGCCGAACTCGGGAGAACCGACGTGGACGTGGAACGCAGGCGGGCCCTGGGGGTGGCGGTCTACTCGGTGGCCGCGCTCTCCCTGCCCGGCGAAGACTGGTGGCAGCGGATGGCCGAACGGGGCAGTGCGCGCAGTTCTGCCGCAACGCGGCGGGTCGGCCCTGGCGACCTGGCAGCCGTCCGCGACATGACCACCCTGTTCTCGCAGGTCGATCAGCGGCGGGGCGGTGGTCACGCCTGGTCGTCCGTGGTGCAGTACCTGGCGACCGACGTCACCGCCTACCTGCGAGGGAAGTTCACGGACGAGCGTGTTCGCCGTGATCTCTTCTCGGCGGCCAGCGAACTCGCCTACCTGGCGGGTTGGATGGCGTTCGACGGTGGCCAGCACGCGACAGCGCAGCGGTACTTCGCCGAGGCGGTGAAACTCGCGGCCGAGGCCGGCGATCCGCCGATGGCCGCTCACGTACTGCGGGCGATGGCGCACCAGGCCATCGACCTCGGACACCACCAGCAGGCTCTCAACCTCGCCGCCGCCTCCGTCGACGGCGACCGGTACGCGCTCGCCTCCCCAAGAGAGCGGGCTCTCCTCGGCGTCGTCCACGCCCGGAGCCTGGCCTCCGCCGGCCGCAAGAACGCCGCCGCCAAGGCGCTGCTGCGGGCCGAGGACGACCTGTCCGCCGCCAGCGACGACATCGCCGAGCCGGACCGGGTGTTCTTCTTCGGTGAGGCGAGCCTGGCCCACGAGACCGCGTGCGCCCTGCGCGACATAGGAGACCTTGACGGCTCGGTGCGCGAGTTCCACCACAGCGTCCGCACCCGCAAGGCGACGAAGTTCACCCGCACTCACGCGGTGACGCTGGGATACCTCGGCTCCGTGTACGCGCAGATGAACAACATCGACCGGGCCTGTGCCACCTGGTCGCAGGCGCTCGACGCCATGGACGGCGTACGGTCCGGCCGCACTCGGCAGGCCGCCGCCGACATGCGCACCCTGCTCTCCCCCTTCCGGCGGCGCGGTACTGCGGCGATCAGCGAGATCGACGCCCGCGCTGCCGCGTACCTGTCCGAAACAGCCTGATGAGGAGTCACTGATGGCAGACCGTGAGACGTTCGAGGTCGAGGCCCTCGGCCACGTGGTCGGCGGCCGGATCGAACCCACCGACGACTTCTGGGGCGGCACCCGGGCGATCATCCGGCTGGACGGCTCCCGCTTCGCCACCGACGCGACCAAGGGCCTTGAGGACTTCTCACACCTGGAGGTCGTTTTCCGGTTCCACCTCACCGACCCGACCGACCTGAACCTCGGAGCCCGCCGGCCCCGGGACAACCCGGACTGGCCGGAGGTCGGGATCTTCGGGCACCGCAACATGCGGCGCCTGAACTGGCTCGGGGTCTCCCGCTGCCGCCTGCTCAAGGTCGACGGCCTGGACCTCCACGTCGAAGACCTCGACGCCGTCGACGGCACGCCGGTCCTGGACGTGAAGCCGTGGTTCGGTGAGATGGGACCTCGCGGAGAGCAACGCCAGGCCGAATGGACGACTGTCATGCTCCGCGACTACTTCGCGCCCACGGCCAGTGACTGACGGCGGACCGTGACTGTCCGATTGCGAGCATCGGTGGCTCCATGTCTCTCCGCGGAGTCAGGGCTCCCGTTGCCGGACCTCTGCCGTGCGGCCCTCCTGCTCCGCGAGAAGAGCCGCGCCGCCCACAAGCTCACCGCACGCGAGATGTGGACGGAGTCTGACCTGGTCTTCACCACGAAGTACGGCACGCCGGTCGAACCGCGCAACTTCAACCGGCGCTTCGAGTTCCGCTGCCAGCAGGCCGGCGTGCGGCTGATCCGCGTTCACGACACCCGCAAGACCTGCGGCACGCTCCTGGCGGCCCTCGACGTCCACCCGCGCGTGGCGATGCAGATCCTCCGGCACTCGCAGTTCGCGGTGACCATGGAGATCTACACCCAGGTCCCGTCGGAGCAGACGCGCAACGCGCTCAGGAAGCTCGGGGCGACGCTCGACGGTTCGCGACCTGTCGGGGCGCAAGGTGATCCCGAGGCGCCGTCGACCTCTGCGGCCGAGGGTGATGCCGAAGCACAGGAGTAGTTGATCAACTGACTGGCCCGGCCGGACGACTCCGGCCGGGCCAGTGGCGTTTCCTGTGAATGTGACGTTGGCACTCTGGGCCGGACGCGTGTCAGCGACTCGGGGTCGAGTTGCTGAGAATGTCAGCCAGGGTCAGCGTCCCATTGGCCCACTTTGCAAGGTCGTCCCGCCCGACGGTCAGGATCTCGTGCCGCTCGGCGAACGCCAGCGCGGGCTTTGTGAAGCCGCCGTTGGTCACTACGAGCGCTACCCTCGCCCCGTGCTCGGGGCCAGCCGTGCCGTTCACCTCGTACATGGTCGGAGCGTCGACCTTTCGGCCGACTTGGGTGTGCTTGCACTGGACCGCGAGGTAGACCCCATCCTGAGTGGTCGCGAGGACGTCGGCCGCCATGTCGTTAGACCTGCCGCCACGCCGGGTGATAGCGCAGTGAGCGCGTTCGAGGAGCGCGGAAACGAACTGCTCAAACTGGACAGGAGTGAGGCGATCGATCCTCGAAGGACTGATCCGCAACGAGTCGTGCGTGGGGAAGAGGTAGCCGTCAGCGGGAAGCAGATCCGTCGGTTTGGCGCTGGCATCTGCTTTCAAACGTGCCAGTGAATCCGGGTCGGGCACAAAGAAGAAGTGCGCGTTATCCAGGTAGACGGGCGCTGAGCTGCCCGTACGGAGGCGGTAGTGCGGAGGCTGGCCCGGCTCGCGTATCTTCTTGCACTCGTGGACGAGCATGGGTGTTCCACTCGGCCCCAAGATATGGTCACCCGGCTTCAGCGCGACGAGCGTGACCGGGGTGGGGTTGACCCCTGCGACGCATGTCGTGTTCTCGGTCGGAGTGTGCCAGGCGAGCGGCCAACCGTTCTCCGCGCCGACCGTGAAGTACCTCTGTCCGCCGGGCACCAGAGGCTTGCCGCATAGGACGCATTCCGAGCAGAAGCGCCTGATGGGACTCGGCTCAGGTCGGCTGCGGGGTTTGCCTGAAAGAAATGTGGCGGGGATCTCGGGCACGGCTCCACTCCAGCGTCGGTGACTGCCCAAGCATGTAGCAGGGGTAGGACAGGCGGCTGATTGCCGGGCGAGCACCTGGCCCGGTCCTGCCCGCGGCGCAGCCTTCGGCAGCGTGACTGGCGGATCCCATGTCAGCTGACGTGATCTCAGCCTCGGACGCGTTGTCGCCAGAGTTCCGTCGGGGTCACTCCGTTGGCTGGCCCCAGTGCGCTTGCTGGCCGATGGCCCCTCAGGAGCCCTGCTCTGTCTGCTGGCAGTTGCGGAGAGCCACTGCGGTTGCTGTACTTCCGTGCTTGCGCATGCGCCAGAGGCCCTATCGGATCTCTCCGATAGGGCCTCTGACCTGGGTCGGGGTGGCGGGATTTGAACCCACGGCCTCTTCGTCCCGAACGAAGCGCGCTACCAAGCTGCGCCACACCCCGGTCCTGCCTTTGTTGCTTCCGTCTCCGGCGCAACGAGTAGAACTCTATCCCATGCAGGTCAGGAGACGAAATCCGGTTAGCGGGGGCGCGGAGTCAGGGTCAGCAGGGTGGCCTCGGGGGGGCAGGCGAAGCGGACGGGGGTGTAGCGGTTGGTGCCGCAGCCGGCGGAGACGTGGAGGTGGGCCTGCTTGCCGCCGGCCCGGTGGGTGGAGAGGCCCTTGACCCGCTTGGCGTCCAGGTCGCAGTTGGTGACCAGAGCGCCGTAGAAGGGGACGCAGAGCTGGCCGCCGTGGGTGTGGCCGGCCAGGATCAGGGGGTAGCCGTCGGCGGTGAAGGCGTCCAGGCTGCGCAGGTAGGGCGCGTGGACCACACCGATCGAGAAGTCGGCGTCGGCGGAGGGACCGCCGGCCACCTCGGCGTAGCGGTCGCGGCGGATGTGCGGGTCGTCCACGCCGGTGAACTCGATGTCGAGCCCGCCCAGGGTGAGGCGGCCGCGGGCGTTGGTGAGGTCCAGCCAGCCGGCCGCGTCGAAGCCGTCGCGCAGCTTCTCCCAGGGGTTGTGGACCGCCCCGGAGATGCCGGCCCGTCCGGTGCCGTCGGCGTTGTTGAGGCCGTGGTTCCCGTTGGCCAGCGCCTTCAGGTAGCGGGTCGGGCTCTTGCGGGCCGGACCGTAGTAGTCGTTCGAGCCGAAGACGTACGCCCCGGGGAACTCCATCAGCGGCCCGAGCGCGTCCAGCGTGGCGGGCACGCCGAGCGGGTCGGAGAGGTTGTCCCCGGTGTTCACCACCAGGTCGGGCCGCAGCCCGGCCAGACTCCGCAGCCAGTGCTGCTTCTTCCGCTGGCCGGCCACCATGTGGACGTCCGACACGTGCAGCACCCGCAGTGGCTTGGCCCCGTGGGGCAGCACCGGGACGTCGACCCGGCGCAGGCGGAACGAGCGGACCTCGTACCCGGCGGAGTAGGCGAGCCCGGCGGCTCCGGTGGCGACGACGGCGAGCGGAACGGAGTACAGCTTTCGCATCGGTCCATGGTCGCAGACCCGGCCTGTCCGGGAGAACCGGGCCTTCCCTCAGCTGACTGACATCCCGTCGGCCAGGTGGGTACTGCGTTCGTTCCCGGCCGGAGTTCCCGGCCGGTGTTTCCCGGCCGGCGTTCCCGGGTGCGGCCGCCGCCACCGGCGTCCTTATTCACGGGCACGGCGGCCGCCCAGGTGTGAGGATGGGCCCATGACAACGCTCAAGGAGCGGCTGCGGGACGACCTGACGGCCGCGATCAAGGCTCGGGACGAGCTGCGCTCGTCCACGCTCCGACTGACACTGACCGCGGTGAACCGGGCCGAGGTGGCCGGCAAGGAGAAGCGCGAGCTCTCCGATGCCGAGGTGGTCCAGGTGATCCAGGGCGAGGCGAAGAAGCGGCGGGACGCCGCGACCGCCTTCGCCGACGCGGGGCGGGCCGAGTCGGCCGCGCGGGAGCTGGCGGAGGACGTGGTGCTGGCCGAGTACCTGCCCAAGCAGCTCAGCGACGGGGAGCTTGCCGAGATCGTGGCCGCGGCGGTGGCCGAGAGCGGGGCGAGCGGGCCGCAGGCGATGGGCGCGGTGATGAAGATCGTCCGGCCGAAGGTGGAGGGCCTGGCCGAGGGCGGCCGGGTGGCCGCCGCGGTGAAGGCCGCGCTGAGCAACCGGTAGGCGGCTCGCCGGCAGGGTTCGGGCACGGGTTCGGCACGGAAAGGGCCCGGGGCCCCTGGATCGTCCAGGGGCCCCGGGCCCTTTCCGTGTCGGCGGAGCCTCAGTGGCGGCCGGGCCGACCCGGCTTGCCGCTGTTGCCACCGTTGCCGCCGCCGATGAGCCCCGCCGGCAGCGTGAAGCCGCCACCGGTGGTGCCGCCGACAGGTGCGCCGGGCAGCGAGGTGATCGGCGGGACCGGGTTGCTGGTCACCAGGCCGGCGTTGCTGGCCGGCGGGTTCGCGGGCGGGTTGGCCGGCGGGCTGGCGGGCGGGCTGCCCGGGTTGTTCGGGTCGCCGGGGTTCGGGGTCTGGCCCGGCGGCGGGGTGTCGGTGGACGCCGTCGCGGAGGGCGCGCCCTGGATCAGGGTGAACTGGCTCACCGGCGTGCCCTTCAGCGCCTGGTCCATCGCCTGCTGCCAGATCGGGCCGGGGCCGTTGGCTCCGTAGACACCGTCGGTGTCGTAGAAGTGGTGGCCGCCGATGACGATGTTCCGGTCCATCGTGACGCTGCTCTCCGGACCGCCGAGCCAGACCACGCCGGCCAGGTCGGGGGTGTAGCCGTCGAACCAGGCGGCCTTGCGCCCGTCGGTGGTACCGGTCTTACCGGCGATCGGACGGTTGTCGCTGAGGTTCAGCGCGGCACCGGTACCCGACTTCTCGGTCACACCCTTGAGCAGGGTGTTGATGCTGTCGGCGGTGTTCTGCTGCATCACCTGCTGGCAGTTGCCCTGGGGGACCGTCAGCTGCTTGCCGTCGAGGCCGGTGACCGACTTGATCGCGATCGGGTCGCAGTGCACGCCGCGGGCGGCGAAGGTGGCGTAGACGCCGGCCATGTCGAGCGGGCTCATCAACTCCGTACCCAGGGTCATGGACGGGAACGGGTCCAGCGGCTTGCCGCTGGCCTGGCCCTTGATCCCCAGCTTGTTGGCCATCTGGGTGACGGCGCAGAGCCCGATGCTCTGCTCCAGCGAGACGAAGTAGGTGTTGATGGAGCGGGCCATCGCCTCCGGCATCATGAACGGCCCGGACTCGCTCGGGCTGTCGTTGCTGACGGTCTCGTGCTTGGTGTTCTTGTACGGCGCGCCGCAGGTGGTCATGTCCGGGTAGGGCATCTGCGGCGGAGACGGGAAGCTGGTGTTCAGCTGCGCGCTGCCGCTGTCGATGGCCGCTGCCGCCACGATCGCCTTGAAGGTCGAGCCGGGCTGGAACCCGTTGCCGCCGCCCATCGCGGCGTCGACGTTCAGGTTGACAACGGTCTGGTGCTGACCGGAGTCCAGGCCGTACGGCCGGGTCTGGGCCATCGCGAGGATCTCACCGGTGCCCGGCTTGACCATGGTCATCGCGGCCGAGACCGAGTCGGTCACCTTCACCTGCGAGGTGACGGCGCTGTAGGCGGCGGCCTGCTTGTCCGGGTCGATGGTGGTGGTGATCTTCAGGCCGCCCTGCGACCAGAGCTTGCTGCGGGCCGCCGAGGAGGTGCCGAAGGCCGGGTCGCTCTCCACGACCTTCTGCACGTAGTCGCAGAAGAAGGCCATGCCGCTGCTGGCCGTGATGCAGCCGTTCTGCGGCGTCTGGTAGTTCAGCTCCAGGCCGGCCGCCTTGGCGTCCTTGGCCTGCTGCGCCGTGATGTGCTTGTACTGCAGCATCTTGTCGATCACGGTGTCGCGCCGGGTCTGGGCGGCCTTGGGGTGCGCCATCGGGTCGTACGCCGACGGGTTCTGCACGATACCGGCCAGCAGGGCCGCCTGGGCGACGTCGAGGTCCTTGTCGGACTTGCCGAAGTAGCGTTCGGCGGCCGCCTCGACGCCGTAGGCCTGGTGGCCGTAGAAGGTGATGTTGAGGTAGTTGGTCAGGATCTGGTCCTTGGTCAGGTCCTTCTCCAACTGGATCGCGTACTTCAGTTCCTTGATCTTGCGACCCAGGCTCTTCTCGGTCGCGGCCTTGAAGGCGGCCTGGTCGTCGCCGGCCTCCTCGACGAAGACGTTCTTGACGTACTGCTGGGTCAGGGTCGAGGCGCCCTCGGAGGCGGCGTCGGAGGAGGCGTTCTTCCCGATCGCGCGCAGCACGCCCTTGGGGTCGATCGCGCCGTGCTGGTAGAACCGCGCGTCCTCGATGTCCACCTGCGCCTCGCGGGTGAGCGGCGACATCTGATCCTGGGTCAGTATCGTCCGGTCCCGGTTCCCGGCGTAGACCTTGGCGATCTGGTTGCCCTTGGCGTCGTAGATGTACGAGGCCTGCGACAAGGTCGGCGTCTTGAAGTCGTCCGGGATGTTGTCGAAGTTCTGGATGCCGTCCTTCGCCCCTAGGCCGATCGCGCCCACGGCGGGCAGTGCGAGGCCCGCCAGCAGGACGCCGGAGAGGATGCTGACGCCCAGGAACTTGATTCCGTGCCCGGCCAACTCCAAGGGGGAGGTGCGCCGTCGGCGGGGGCGCTGGGGTGCTGAGGAGCGCTTCGGTGCCATAGGGAGGACTCTACGTTGCCAAAATCAGGGCATGAGGGCAGGTGTTCGCCTAGGCTTGTCACAAGCTTGCGACAGCTTCGCTCCGTAGGCTTCAAACACTCCTGTGAGTGTTGAGAGTTGTCCGATTTGACGGGGTATGAGGTAGCTGCCCCGCCCGCTGTGTCGCTCCGGCGGCGCGAACTCGCGGGAGCGCCGTGGCGCTCCGTGACGAAAGTGGCGGCAAAGCGGACGATCGGGGCGGGGGCAAGGGCCGCGACCTGCGATCACTCCAACGAGTGATCTGACCGGCACCCATAGTCCGATCGGGTCATTCGAGATTGGACCCCAAGGGGCTGTTGCGCTCCGCCAATCTTCCGTAACGTCCTCAACTGGCAGCGGTGAATATGCCGTTACCGCCGTGGGGGAGCCTCGATTCGGGAGAGGACGGCGCCGGGATGGGCTGGGTAGATGACTGGAGTGCGCAGGCTGCCTGTCGCACGAGCGATCCGGACGAACTGTTCGTCCAGGGGGCGGCGCAGAACCGGGCGAAAGCCGTGTGCAGCGGGTGTCCCGTGCGCACCGAGTGCCTGGCGGACGCGCTGGACAACAGGGTGGAATTCGGCGTCTGGGGCGGGATGACCGAGCGGGAGCGCAGGGCGCTGCTGCGCCGTCGCCCGACGGTGATCTCGTGGCGCAGGTTGCTGGAGACCGCCCGCACGGAGTACGAGGAGTCGCTCGCCACCGGCGTGATCCTCTCGGACTACGCGCAGGCCGGCTGACCGGGCGGCCCCGGGGTCCGGGGTCGCCGGTCGCACCTAGCCGTCGCAGCTACTCGTCGTACTCGCTCGTCGCCTCCGCTTCCGCCGACCGGACGGTCGGACGGGCGGCGCTCCTCAGGTCGGCCCGCTCAGGCCACGGTTCCCCAGGTCGAGCCGCTCAGGCCGCGCTCCTCATGCCGGTTCCCCGGGCCGGATCGACTCTCCGGCGAGCTGACGTCCGATCACGCGCAGTCCGTCCAGGTCGTGCACATCTCCGGCCAGCGCCGGGACCTCGACCAGCGGCACATCGGGATAGACCGAGATGAACCGGTCCCTGGTCCGCCGCTCCCGGCTCATCACCTCGACCCGCTCGGCGTGCAGCCGCAGCAGCCCCGCGGCCAGTGTCTCCGCCTCCGCCTGGCGCGGTTCGTGCTCCCCGCCGTTCTCCTCCAGCGCCTGGGCGGCCGCCTGGGCCCGCTCCGCGGTGAGCTGGGGCGCG
Coding sequences within:
- a CDS encoding tyrosine-type recombinase/integrase; this encodes MPDLCRAALLLREKSRAAHKLTAREMWTESDLVFTTKYGTPVEPRNFNRRFEFRCQQAGVRLIRVHDTRKTCGTLLAALDVHPRVAMQILRHSQFAVTMEIYTQVPSEQTRNALRKLGATLDGSRPVGAQGDPEAPSTSAAEGDAEAQE
- a CDS encoding WhiB family transcriptional regulator, which translates into the protein MGWVDDWSAQAACRTSDPDELFVQGAAQNRAKAVCSGCPVRTECLADALDNRVEFGVWGGMTERERRALLRRRPTVISWRRLLETARTEYEESLATGVILSDYAQAG
- a CDS encoding TrmO family methyltransferase, producing MADRETFEVEALGHVVGGRIEPTDDFWGGTRAIIRLDGSRFATDATKGLEDFSHLEVVFRFHLTDPTDLNLGARRPRDNPDWPEVGIFGHRNMRRLNWLGVSRCRLLKVDGLDLHVEDLDAVDGTPVLDVKPWFGEMGPRGEQRQAEWTTVMLRDYFAPTASD
- a CDS encoding metallophosphoesterase, whose product is MRKLYSVPLAVVATGAAGLAYSAGYEVRSFRLRRVDVPVLPHGAKPLRVLHVSDVHMVAGQRKKQHWLRSLAGLRPDLVVNTGDNLSDPLGVPATLDALGPLMEFPGAYVFGSNDYYGPARKSPTRYLKALANGNHGLNNADGTGRAGISGAVHNPWEKLRDGFDAAGWLDLTNARGRLTLGGLDIEFTGVDDPHIRRDRYAEVAGGPSADADFSIGVVHAPYLRSLDAFTADGYPLILAGHTHGGQLCVPFYGALVTNCDLDAKRVKGLSTHRAGGKQAHLHVSAGCGTNRYTPVRFACPPEATLLTLTPRPR
- a CDS encoding restriction endonuclease is translated as MPEIPATFLSGKPRSRPEPSPIRRFCSECVLCGKPLVPGGQRYFTVGAENGWPLAWHTPTENTTCVAGVNPTPVTLVALKPGDHILGPSGTPMLVHECKKIREPGQPPHYRLRTGSSAPVYLDNAHFFFVPDPDSLARLKADASAKPTDLLPADGYLFPTHDSLRISPSRIDRLTPVQFEQFVSALLERAHCAITRRGGRSNDMAADVLATTQDGVYLAVQCKHTQVGRKVDAPTMYEVNGTAGPEHGARVALVVTNGGFTKPALAFAERHEILTVGRDDLAKWANGTLTLADILSNSTPSR
- a CDS encoding Tat pathway signal protein, which translates into the protein MAPTREPNERLRKVIDETKLSGDAIARLVRRVAAEHDELLETNKSSITHWKNGGQPAGNVGAFLAEALGRALGGRVVTLEEIGLITPAPQKPDWDADTLSALAELGRTDVDVERRRALGVAVYSVAALSLPGEDWWQRMAERGSARSSAATRRVGPGDLAAVRDMTTLFSQVDQRRGGGHAWSSVVQYLATDVTAYLRGKFTDERVRRDLFSAASELAYLAGWMAFDGGQHATAQRYFAEAVKLAAEAGDPPMAAHVLRAMAHQAIDLGHHQQALNLAAASVDGDRYALASPRERALLGVVHARSLASAGRKNAAAKALLRAEDDLSAASDDIAEPDRVFFFGEASLAHETACALRDIGDLDGSVREFHHSVRTRKATKFTRTHAVTLGYLGSVYAQMNNIDRACATWSQALDAMDGVRSGRTRQAAADMRTLLSPFRRRGTAAISEIDARAAAYLSETA
- a CDS encoding GatB/YqeY domain-containing protein; translated protein: MTTLKERLRDDLTAAIKARDELRSSTLRLTLTAVNRAEVAGKEKRELSDAEVVQVIQGEAKKRRDAATAFADAGRAESAARELAEDVVLAEYLPKQLSDGELAEIVAAAVAESGASGPQAMGAVMKIVRPKVEGLAEGGRVAAAVKAALSNR
- a CDS encoding transglycosylase domain-containing protein, with the translated sequence MAPKRSSAPQRPRRRRTSPLELAGHGIKFLGVSILSGVLLAGLALPAVGAIGLGAKDGIQNFDNIPDDFKTPTLSQASYIYDAKGNQIAKVYAGNRDRTILTQDQMSPLTREAQVDIEDARFYQHGAIDPKGVLRAIGKNASSDAASEGASTLTQQYVKNVFVEEAGDDQAAFKAATEKSLGRKIKELKYAIQLEKDLTKDQILTNYLNITFYGHQAYGVEAAAERYFGKSDKDLDVAQAALLAGIVQNPSAYDPMAHPKAAQTRRDTVIDKMLQYKHITAQQAKDAKAAGLELNYQTPQNGCITASSGMAFFCDYVQKVVESDPAFGTSSAARSKLWSQGGLKITTTIDPDKQAAAYSAVTSQVKVTDSVSAAMTMVKPGTGEILAMAQTRPYGLDSGQHQTVVNLNVDAAMGGGNGFQPGSTFKAIVAAAAIDSGSAQLNTSFPSPPQMPYPDMTTCGAPYKNTKHETVSNDSPSESGPFMMPEAMARSINTYFVSLEQSIGLCAVTQMANKLGIKGQASGKPLDPFPSMTLGTELMSPLDMAGVYATFAARGVHCDPIAIKSVTGLDGKQLTVPQGNCQQVMQQNTADSINTLLKGVTEKSGTGAALNLSDNRPIAGKTGTTDGRKAAWFDGYTPDLAGVVWLGGPESSVTMDRNIVIGGHHFYDTDGVYGANGPGPIWQQAMDQALKGTPVSQFTLIQGAPSATASTDTPPPGQTPNPGDPNNPGSPPASPPANPPANPPASNAGLVTSNPVPPITSLPGAPVGGTTGGGFTLPAGLIGGGNGGNSGKPGRPGRH